The stretch of DNA CGTGCCGCCGTCGGTAACCTCGACGAACGCCGTGATGCGCGCGCATTGAGCCGGATCGCGAAGGTCCACTTCGCGCACGCCGACGGGCATCGGCGCGGTCACGCCAGTCGGACCGCTTCGCGTGCGACGACCGTATCCACCCGGCCCCATGCATGTCGATCGAGCAACCCGAGGAGCTTGCCCGCCATCGCCCCCAAACGCGAATAGTCACGAAACTTCGTGCGCATTGGTGCCGCCGCGACACGCGGTTGCGCAGGGTCGATCTCCCACGGGTGGAAGTAGGACATCGCCGGACGGTCTTCCTGGTTGACCTGGCGTACCGCGAAGTCGGTGATCGCCGCCGGGAGCAGACGGAAGAACCCGCCGCCGGTGGCCAGCTTGAGCTCGCCGAACTTGGCCACCGTCACCGGGACTTCGATCAACGCGCTGTCGGCAAGCGGCTTGAAGCCATAGCACGGCGTGTCGAGCCAGCCATAATGATCGTGCTTCAACGGCGCGACGCTGGAGGAATAGTCATAGCCCGCCTCGGCCAGTTCGACATGCGCCCAAGGCGTACGCTGGTCGATCGAGAAGCTCGGCGCGCGATACCCCGTGACCTTCGTCCCCGCTGCGTCCTCGATCGCGGCCCGAGCACGCGCAAGGTCCGCGCGAAACACGTCGGGCGTCATCGTGAAGATGCGCTGGTGATCCCAGCCATGGCTGGCAACCTCAGCGCGAAGAACGTCGCCTCCGTATCGCGCTCGGCGAACAGCGCCAGGACCGCATCGGTGTTCGCCTCGACCCGGGTCTGGAGCGAGTCCCAGTCAGCCTTGTCGATGACCTTTCGAACGCGCCGACCTGAAACCACTCTTCAACATCGACCGACATACTATTGATAACGGGGCCACTGAGAACAGCCATATTACGCGGCATCATGCCAAGCTGCGACGCCACGGATAGGCGCATATTCCGGCTTTTCGTTGTCGCTCTCGACCCAGTCGACCAGCAGCGTCAGCACGCGGCGGAGCGCCTTGTCCTGCATCTCCACACGTGCCTCCAGTTCGGCAAGCCGCTCCTCGACCGCAGGATCGGTGCGCGGCATAGTCCCACGCAGCGCACCGACCGGTTCGGGCGATGCGTCCGCAACGCGCGCACCCTTGCCCTTGTCGTTCGCGAGCACCGGCAGGTCGCCCTCCAGATCGCGCTGGATCGTCCGGACCGCGTCGCCGTCGATCACCGAGAGCTCGTCGATCGCGGCGTGCAACATTACCCGCCCCGCCAACTGGTTCAGGCGACGCGGCACGCCCGCCGACCCTGTAAAGAACGCTGCGAACGCGTCATCGGTGAAGTCGGGGTTACCCGTCCACCCGACCACCGTCAGGCGGTGCGTGAGATACTCGGAGACCTCATGCTCTTCCATCGGATCGAGATGATGGATCGCAATCACCCGCTGGCGGAGCTGTTCTAGGCGATCCGAGCCATGCAACCGGTCACGGAACTCGGGCTGGCCAAGCAGCACGATCTGCAACAGCGCGTGGCCGCCCGCCTGGAAGTTCGACAGCATCCGCAGTTCTTCGAGCGCATTCACGGGCAAAGCCTGCGCCTCGTCGACGATCAGCAGAGTGCGCTTGCCGGTCCGTGCGACCGAATGTAGCCCGCGCTCGATCGCGGTGAGCAGTTCGGCCTTGCTCAGCCCGGCCGGATCGACGTTCAGGTCGGTGGCCACGATCCGCAGCAGGTCGTCCGCCTCAATCGCGGTCGACACGAGCTTGATCGCGTTCAGCCGCTGGTGGTCGATCGTGTCCATCAAATGGCCGACCAGCGTCGTCTTTCCCGCGCCGATATCGCCGGTGATGACGATGAAGCCCTCGCCCTGCGCCAGGCCATAGCCGAGATACGCCATCGCCTTGCGGTGGGTGGCGGTCTCGAACCAGAATTTGGGATCGGGGGTAAGCTGGAAGGGCCGACCCGTCAGTCCGTAATGTTCGTCGTACATCTGCTGCTCGCCTTCAGAACTGGTACCGCGCACCGATCAGCGCCTGCGCCGACCAGTCGTTGTCGAGGTCGCCGACCTTGAAGCTGTAAAGTCCAAGCGACGCGGTTGTGCCAAATCGCCCGAAATTATGGAAATACGTCCCTGTCCCGCCATAGGACCATATGCCGATATCGCCGGGGATGTCGTCTACCCCGCTATCATAATAGTTGACGAACAGGTCGGCGTTGACCCCGGAAACCCGGGTGAGCCTGCCGGTGTAGAATAGCTGGCCATAATAGCTCTCGTC from Sphingomonas faeni encodes:
- a CDS encoding ExeA family protein; its protein translation is MYDEHYGLTGRPFQLTPDPKFWFETATHRKAMAYLGYGLAQGEGFIVITGDIGAGKTTLVGHLMDTIDHQRLNAIKLVSTAIEADDLLRIVATDLNVDPAGLSKAELLTAIERGLHSVARTGKRTLLIVDEAQALPVNALEELRMLSNFQAGGHALLQIVLLGQPEFRDRLHGSDRLEQLRQRVIAIHHLDPMEEHEVSEYLTHRLTVVGWTGNPDFTDDAFAAFFTGSAGVPRRLNQLAGRVMLHAAIDELSVIDGDAVRTIQRDLEGDLPVLANDKGKGARVADASPEPVGALRGTMPRTDPAVEERLAELEARVEMQDKALRRVLTLLVDWVESDNEKPEYAPIRGVAAWHDAA